A segment of the Candidatus Methylomirabilota bacterium genome:
CTGGGCGCCGCCGACGTGAGCCGGAAGCCCGCCCGCCCGGCCACCGTCCCCTCGGCGTGATCACCGACGTCCCCGGAATCCGCGTCGGCCACACCACCGACGATGCCGGCCTGACCGGCGTCACCGTCGTCCTCTGCGATCGGCCCGCCGTTGGCGGCGTCGAGCTTCGCGGCGGCGGCAACGACGTCGTCGGTCTCGACTTCCTCGACTCCCGCCATCTGGTGCCCACCGTGAACGGCGTCGTGCTGGGGGGCGGCAGCCGCTTCGGCGAGGAGGCCGTCTACGGCGTGCTCCGGTACCTGGAGGAATGCGGGGTGGGCTTTCCCGTGGGGCCTGCCGTGGTGCCGCACGTGCCGGGGGCGTTCCTCTTCGACCTCAACGTGGGCGATCCCCGCGCCCGGCCCACCCGCGAGATGGGCTACGAGGCCGCCCGGCGCGCCACCGGGGGCGCGGTGGCGGAGGGCAACGTCGGCGCCGGCGCCGGCGCCAGCGTCGGCAAGCTCCACCACATCGCCCGCGCCATGCGCGGCGGAATCGGCAGTGCCAGCGCGCGGCTGGACGACGTGGTCGTGGGCGCGCTGGTCGCCGTGAACGCCGTCGGCGACGTGCGCGATCCCGACACGGGCGCCTTGATCGCGGGCACACGCGATGCGCCCGGCGGGCGGCGACTCATCGACTCGGCGCGCGCGCTGGCAGATGGGGCGATGCTCGACCGCTTCGCCCCGCCCGCGCACACGACGATCGGCGTCGTCGCCACCAACGCGCGGCTGGGCAAAGCCGAGGCAACGAAGGTCGCGGCGCTCGGCATGCTGGGTTTCGCGCGGGCGCTGTCGCCGCCCCACACGGTCTTCGACGGCGACACGCTCTTCGCGCTCTCGGTGGGCGACCTGCCCGCCGATCTGACCCGCCTCGGCCTGGCGGCGGCGGACGCCGTGGCCCGCGCCATCGTCCGCGGCGTCCGCGCGGCGACCTCGCTGCCGACCCTGCCCGCCGCGCGCGACCTCGCGCCCGCCTAGTGCCGTTCCAACTATTCGTGCCT
Coding sequences within it:
- a CDS encoding P1 family peptidase; the protein is MITDVPGIRVGHTTDDAGLTGVTVVLCDRPAVGGVELRGGGNDVVGLDFLDSRHLVPTVNGVVLGGGSRFGEEAVYGVLRYLEECGVGFPVGPAVVPHVPGAFLFDLNVGDPRARPTREMGYEAARRATGGAVAEGNVGAGAGASVGKLHHIARAMRGGIGSASARLDDVVVGALVAVNAVGDVRDPDTGALIAGTRDAPGGRRLIDSARALADGAMLDRFAPPAHTTIGVVATNARLGKAEATKVAALGMLGFARALSPPHTVFDGDTLFALSVGDLPADLTRLGLAAADAVARAIVRGVRAATSLPTLPAARDLAPA